A genomic region of Porticoccaceae bacterium LTM1 contains the following coding sequences:
- a CDS encoding chemotaxis protein CheA — MSDDFGMEGIKQLFLEESAEGLDTMEAALLRIESGEGDLHDDINEVFRAIHSFKGGSATFGFTAIAEFTHGIETLLDEIRSDERQVTDDLVSLFLDCLDALRLMLPQAEEGNGQDTTYCADLSRRVQAELDRKPCSTAPAEVAVAVEAPQSESAPLTSQYLISIKPDPEQALQPQGPVRIFEELKCFGEYRVELDSETLPSLAELKPDTLVMGWNVFLDSDVKQTDLEDFLAWLDDGWLLSVKNNAPVIEQEPIVDPVIEPEVIIQQPETEDAPEQKPVVASNGKKTAKSNASIRVDTNKIDSLINLVGELVITQSMLNSYNSELMEHPALHGLRDGLAQLERNARELQESVMRVRMMPIAATFQRFKRLVHDLSRKLGKHVDLELRGEETELDKIVLEKIADPLVHLVRNALDHGIEAPEKRLEKGKSERGKLIMSASHESGKIVIRITDDGAGIPVDKVLQKAISKGLVSSDEQLTDQQVHQLIFAPGFSTAEAVSDVSGRGVGMDVVKRNIQDIGGRVEVRSEQDKGSTFIVVLPLTLAIMDGQLVKVGPEIYIIPMLSIIETIQIRSKLISVIGGELTVYSLRDEPIPIILMKSYSEGNRHAWQQDDLEGQLLVVVESEGQHFGLVVDELLEQQQVVIKSLEANYGQVDGLAGATILGDGSVALILDVPDLVRINKVHGGAIPSRRAVVAEL; from the coding sequence ATGTCCGACGATTTCGGAATGGAAGGCATCAAGCAGTTATTCCTGGAGGAGAGCGCCGAGGGGCTCGACACTATGGAAGCGGCTTTGTTGCGCATCGAATCCGGTGAGGGCGACCTGCACGACGATATTAACGAAGTATTTCGCGCCATCCACTCTTTTAAAGGTGGCTCGGCTACTTTTGGATTTACCGCCATTGCCGAATTCACCCACGGCATAGAAACCCTGCTGGACGAAATTCGCTCTGATGAGCGCCAGGTGACCGATGATCTGGTAAGCCTGTTTCTGGACTGCCTGGATGCCCTGCGCCTGATGTTACCGCAGGCGGAAGAGGGCAATGGTCAGGACACAACTTATTGCGCAGATTTATCCAGACGGGTTCAAGCAGAGCTGGACCGCAAGCCCTGTTCTACTGCTCCGGCGGAAGTGGCAGTTGCGGTTGAAGCACCGCAATCTGAGTCGGCCCCTTTAACCAGCCAATACCTGATTTCCATTAAGCCCGACCCGGAACAAGCGCTTCAGCCCCAAGGGCCGGTGCGTATTTTTGAAGAGCTGAAATGCTTTGGTGAGTATCGAGTTGAGCTGGATTCTGAAACTTTGCCATCACTCGCCGAGCTTAAGCCCGATACCCTGGTAATGGGTTGGAATGTGTTTCTCGACAGTGACGTGAAACAAACCGACCTGGAAGATTTTCTGGCCTGGCTCGATGATGGCTGGTTGCTGAGCGTGAAAAACAATGCGCCGGTCATTGAGCAAGAGCCAATAGTTGATCCGGTTATTGAACCGGAAGTGATTATTCAACAACCCGAAACGGAAGATGCTCCCGAGCAAAAACCGGTCGTTGCCAGTAATGGCAAAAAAACCGCCAAAAGTAACGCCTCGATTCGGGTTGATACCAATAAAATTGACAGTCTGATAAACCTGGTGGGCGAGCTGGTTATTACCCAGTCAATGCTCAATAGCTATAACAGCGAGCTGATGGAGCATCCGGCTCTACACGGACTGCGCGATGGTTTGGCTCAACTGGAGCGCAACGCCCGCGAGCTACAGGAGAGTGTGATGCGCGTGCGAATGATGCCGATTGCGGCCACATTCCAGCGCTTCAAACGACTGGTTCACGACCTGTCGCGCAAACTCGGTAAGCACGTAGATCTGGAACTGCGAGGCGAAGAGACAGAGCTCGATAAAATCGTACTGGAAAAAATTGCCGATCCGCTGGTGCACCTGGTGCGCAACGCCCTTGATCACGGCATAGAAGCGCCGGAAAAGCGCCTTGAAAAAGGTAAGTCAGAGCGCGGCAAACTGATTATGAGTGCATCGCACGAATCCGGGAAAATCGTGATTCGCATTACCGATGACGGTGCCGGTATTCCGGTCGATAAGGTGCTTCAAAAAGCAATCAGTAAAGGACTAGTGAGCAGTGACGAGCAGCTTACCGATCAACAGGTTCACCAGCTGATTTTTGCGCCGGGATTTTCCACTGCCGAAGCAGTGAGTGATGTATCCGGCCGCGGTGTCGGCATGGATGTGGTGAAACGCAATATTCAGGATATCGGTGGCCGTGTAGAGGTCCGTTCTGAGCAGGACAAAGGCTCCACTTTTATCGTGGTGCTGCCCCTGACCCTCGCCATTATGGATGGTCAGCTGGTCAAGGTTGGCCCGGAAATTTACATCATTCCGATGCTCTCCATTATTGAAACCATCCAGATTCGCAGCAAATTAATCAGTGTGATTGGCGGTGAATTAACCGTGTACTCACTGCGCGACGAGCCGATACCGATCATTCTGATGAAGAGTTACAGCGAAGGCAATCGACACGCATGGCAGCAGGATGATCTGGAAGGTCAGTTGCTGGTGGTGGTGGAGTCCGAAGGCCAGCACTTTGGTCTGGTGGTTGACGAACTGCTGGAACAACAACAGGTGGTTATTAAAAGTCTCGAAGCTAATTACGGGCAGGTGGATGGACTGGCTGGCGCCACTATTTTGGGGGATGGCTCAGTGGCGTTGATTCTGGATGTGCCGGATCTGGTAAGAATAAACAAAGTGCATGGCGGAGCAATTCCAAGTCGCCGTGCAGTGGTGGCAGAACTCTGA
- a CDS encoding chemotaxis protein CheW, which yields MLSESNQYLTFFLSNEEYGVDILKVQGIQSWDKVTPIPNTPDYVLGVINLRGIIVPILDLRIRFNLPTADIQRTTVVVIVKVAKGDSSRTVGLVVDAVSDVYSIEASDVCEAPDFGGTVNADYVSGLVTIKENMIILLDVDRLVNADLLRALGGAAEMGEAIESA from the coding sequence ATGTTATCGGAAAGTAACCAATACCTGACGTTTTTCCTCAGCAACGAGGAGTACGGTGTCGATATTCTGAAAGTTCAGGGAATTCAGAGTTGGGACAAGGTCACGCCGATCCCCAATACACCGGACTATGTGCTGGGGGTAATAAATCTGCGCGGAATTATTGTGCCGATTCTGGATTTGCGGATTCGTTTTAATTTGCCCACTGCCGATATTCAGAGAACCACCGTAGTAGTGATTGTAAAAGTGGCGAAGGGCGACAGCAGCCGCACAGTAGGTTTGGTCGTGGATGCGGTATCCGATGTGTACAGTATCGAAGCCAGCGACGTGTGTGAAGCCCCGGATTTTGGTGGCACGGTTAATGCTGATTATGTGAGCGGGCTGGTCACCATCAAAGAAAACATGATCATCCTGCTGGATGTGGACAGGCTGGTAAATGCCGATTTGTTGCGAGCGCTGGGTGGCGCTGCCGAGATGGGCGAAGCGATTGAGAGCGCCTGA
- a CDS encoding PAS domain-containing methyl-accepting chemotaxis protein, producing MKNNPSVTQIERKLKPGQVIVSKTDLEGRITYVNNPFIEICGYREQELIGSHHNIIRHPDMPREAFTDLWAHLKAGQPWTGMVKNRCKNGDHYWVEANANPIWEDGKIIGYMSMRTQLDDARIATAEKIYRQFREGKAAGLLIKAGGVVPTGIRGLKHSLSRITLFKKIISLNIATIVLALSGLLLARLDSFLNAPKAIATVFSILAITVIGYNTWLLARKVFTPLKSLTRNCHVIASGDLRFSEKPAKKHEPEIQQLYHALQTMRGNLASLVSEVQDAGVTIANASKEVNTTSNSLSSASSEAAAGVEQTSAALEEIRASIGQNSDNSNKTMEIANRSADLCKQGGKAVSETLHAMEEIIKNTHIIDDIAYKTNLLALNASIEAARAGEHGKGFAVVAHEISKLADRSQIATQQNGEKSSISMTQATSTNAILEEMIPVTLMTSDLISDIANTCIEQSRGIEQISNAMNQFNYVTQNNAAASEELASTAGMLNSSADNLMRYVSAFKK from the coding sequence GTGAAAAATAATCCATCGGTTACCCAGATTGAACGCAAATTAAAGCCCGGCCAGGTCATCGTTTCAAAAACAGACCTGGAAGGTCGCATTACTTACGTCAACAACCCCTTTATTGAAATCTGCGGCTATCGTGAGCAAGAACTGATTGGCTCGCATCACAATATTATTCGTCATCCAGATATGCCTCGGGAGGCATTTACCGACCTTTGGGCACACCTGAAGGCCGGACAACCCTGGACTGGCATGGTGAAAAACCGATGCAAAAACGGTGACCACTACTGGGTGGAGGCCAACGCCAATCCCATTTGGGAAGACGGCAAAATTATCGGTTATATGTCGATGCGCACCCAGCTGGATGATGCAAGAATTGCCACTGCCGAAAAAATATATCGGCAATTTCGGGAAGGCAAAGCCGCGGGATTGCTCATCAAGGCCGGCGGAGTAGTGCCAACTGGTATACGTGGACTAAAACACTCCCTTTCTCGAATAACCCTGTTCAAAAAAATTATCTCGCTCAATATCGCCACAATTGTTCTGGCGCTATCCGGCTTGCTTCTGGCCAGACTGGACAGTTTTCTGAATGCCCCAAAAGCCATCGCTACTGTTTTTAGTATTCTGGCAATTACCGTGATCGGCTATAACACCTGGCTTTTAGCTCGAAAGGTGTTTACGCCACTAAAATCACTGACTCGTAACTGCCATGTGATCGCTTCCGGTGACCTGCGATTCAGTGAAAAACCTGCTAAAAAACACGAACCGGAAATCCAGCAGCTATACCATGCCCTGCAGACCATGCGTGGCAATCTGGCCAGCCTGGTATCAGAGGTACAGGACGCAGGGGTGACGATTGCAAACGCCTCCAAAGAGGTGAATACAACCTCCAACTCACTGAGTTCAGCTTCTTCTGAAGCCGCTGCCGGTGTTGAGCAAACCTCTGCCGCGCTTGAAGAGATACGTGCTTCTATCGGCCAAAACAGTGACAACTCCAACAAAACCATGGAAATAGCCAATCGTTCTGCAGACCTCTGTAAGCAGGGTGGCAAAGCGGTGTCGGAAACTCTCCATGCCATGGAAGAGATCATCAAAAACACGCACATCATTGATGATATTGCCTACAAAACCAATCTGCTCGCTCTCAACGCCAGTATTGAAGCCGCAAGAGCTGGTGAACATGGTAAGGGCTTTGCCGTGGTGGCGCATGAGATCAGCAAACTGGCCGACCGCTCGCAGATAGCTACCCAACAAAATGGCGAAAAAAGCTCCATTAGCATGACCCAGGCAACCAGCACCAACGCAATTCTTGAAGAAATGATTCCAGTAACCCTGATGACCTCAGACCTGATCTCCGATATCGCCAACACATGTATAGAGCAATCTCGTGGAATTGAGCAAATCAGTAACGCCATGAATCAGTTTAACTACGTCACCCAAAACAACGCTGCAGCAAGCGAGGAGCTGGCATCCACTGCTGGCATGCTGAATTCCAGCGCAGACAACCTTATGCGCTATGTCAGCGCTTTTAAAAAGTAA
- a CDS encoding FliM/FliN family flagellar motor switch protein, with protein sequence MINSDKSNSELGLILDIPVGLSVEVGSAQLTVREILSWKPDTIVTLDRSADDLMDVYVNNVPLATGEVVETDNHYGVRIVDVATPEERIRTLG encoded by the coding sequence ATGATCAATTCGGACAAAAGTAATTCGGAGCTTGGCCTGATTCTCGATATTCCGGTTGGGCTCTCAGTGGAAGTGGGCTCTGCACAATTGACTGTGCGTGAAATTCTCTCGTGGAAGCCGGACACCATCGTCACCCTCGATCGGTCTGCTGATGACCTGATGGATGTATACGTAAACAACGTACCGCTGGCGACTGGTGAAGTAGTGGAAACCGACAATCACTATGGGGTACGCATTGTTGACGTGGCCACGCCCGAAGAGCGAATTCGCACGTTGGGGTAA
- a CDS encoding protein phosphatase CheZ, with translation MQLHNNDTASIADEALGGLKSHADKLMHSIQQNDLAGAMESIKRINALKEQSIFKALGEMASGLRKALADLDQSLPGAGEIQEKDGAKIAQGLTKIIQLTHDASSKTLDMVDNGIPSASSIAEDSRNFRKQIDKVLATSKIDPNTAALLTEVNAHLESTESKADQLGDGLRTILMSQNYQDLTSQALQKIIAIIQTVEKNLSTLISYANLVQQAIRLSENPEEAHNMQKRDELAHSLEGLSEDSDILDQGDVDELLNSLGF, from the coding sequence ATGCAATTACATAATAACGATACCGCGTCTATCGCTGATGAGGCGCTCGGGGGACTGAAAAGCCACGCCGACAAGCTGATGCATAGCATTCAGCAAAACGATCTGGCCGGGGCAATGGAATCCATCAAGCGCATCAATGCCCTGAAAGAACAGAGTATTTTTAAAGCGTTAGGCGAAATGGCCAGCGGCCTGCGCAAAGCCCTCGCTGACCTGGATCAGTCCCTGCCCGGTGCCGGAGAGATTCAGGAAAAAGACGGTGCGAAAATCGCCCAGGGCCTGACCAAGATTATTCAGCTCACCCACGACGCATCATCGAAAACTCTGGATATGGTGGATAACGGCATCCCCAGCGCCAGTAGTATTGCCGAAGACAGCCGCAACTTCCGCAAACAGATCGACAAAGTGTTGGCCACCTCCAAAATCGATCCGAACACGGCTGCCTTGCTGACCGAGGTAAACGCTCACCTTGAGTCTACCGAGAGCAAGGCTGACCAGCTTGGCGACGGCCTGCGCACTATCCTGATGTCACAGAATTACCAGGACCTCACCAGCCAGGCGCTGCAAAAGATTATCGCCATTATTCAAACGGTAGAGAAAAACCTCAGCACACTGATCAGCTACGCCAATCTGGTTCAGCAGGCCATTCGCCTAAGCGAGAACCCGGAGGAAGCGCACAATATGCAGAAGCGAGACGAGCTGGCTCACTCCCTGGAAGGCTTGAGTGAAGACTCGGACATTCTGGATCAGGGCGATGTGGACGAGTTATTGAACAGCCTGGGATTCTGA
- a CDS encoding metalloregulator ArsR/SmtB family transcription factor, with protein MNITIEPSQLFKALSDPTRLQMLLLIADQEELCVCELTTALEESQPKVSRHLAQLRKTNILSDRRQGQWVYYQLNKALPGWAVEVIRTTLKHNQGSIEPLKKHLCGMGDRPQRQAACCP; from the coding sequence ATGAACATTACCATTGAACCCAGCCAACTTTTCAAAGCCCTCTCCGACCCAACCCGGCTGCAAATGCTTTTGCTAATCGCCGATCAGGAAGAACTCTGCGTTTGTGAGCTGACAACAGCGCTGGAGGAGAGCCAACCCAAGGTTTCCCGACATCTGGCACAGCTGCGCAAAACCAATATTCTCAGCGACCGGCGCCAGGGCCAATGGGTTTACTACCAGCTCAACAAGGCACTTCCGGGCTGGGCCGTAGAGGTTATTCGAACCACCCTGAAGCACAACCAGGGTTCTATTGAACCGCTCAAAAAACACCTCTGTGGCATGGGTGATCGGCCACAACGGCAAGCCGCCTGCTGCCCCTGA
- the fliM gene encoding flagellar motor switch protein FliM produces the protein MQDILSQDEIDALFGGVESGEVETAGSNDHGDVRLCDLTSKDKIIRARLPSLDIVNKKYVRLLRMTIFALLQRNAEVTAEDVQVLKFSDYLQSMFVPTSVNIVRFNPLRGVGMIILDAKLVFGMVDLFFGGGGRYTKIEGREFTTIENRIIDKVLERTFGDLKEAWSNVVDLGFDRIGSEMNPMMATVYGSDDMLVVSPFRIELEGVKGQIDIAMPYSMLEPVFDSLDAGVKNNDNEEECWTEALLQHLSDVEVSLSCAMAEADLTFRDVNSLKVGDVIPIQMKDTATLCANNVPVYKARCGSSNGKVALRILESLSQSTAQGELQ, from the coding sequence GTGCAAGACATTTTATCTCAAGACGAAATCGACGCGCTTTTTGGTGGCGTGGAGTCCGGTGAAGTCGAGACCGCTGGCAGTAACGACCATGGCGATGTTCGGCTGTGTGACCTGACCAGTAAGGACAAGATAATCCGTGCCCGCTTACCGTCGCTGGATATCGTTAACAAGAAATACGTTCGCCTGCTGCGTATGACCATTTTTGCGCTGCTGCAACGCAATGCGGAAGTGACGGCGGAAGATGTGCAGGTACTCAAGTTCTCTGACTACCTGCAGAGCATGTTTGTACCAACCAGTGTGAATATCGTGCGATTCAACCCGCTCCGCGGGGTGGGCATGATCATCCTCGATGCCAAGCTGGTGTTTGGCATGGTGGACTTGTTCTTTGGTGGTGGAGGCCGTTACACCAAGATTGAGGGGCGCGAGTTTACCACCATCGAAAACCGCATTATCGACAAGGTTCTGGAGCGCACCTTCGGTGATTTAAAGGAGGCTTGGTCCAATGTGGTGGATCTCGGATTTGATCGCATCGGCAGTGAAATGAACCCGATGATGGCCACCGTTTATGGCTCGGATGACATGCTGGTGGTGAGCCCTTTCCGCATTGAGCTGGAAGGGGTGAAGGGGCAGATCGATATCGCCATGCCGTACAGCATGCTGGAGCCGGTATTTGATTCACTGGATGCCGGAGTAAAAAACAACGACAACGAAGAAGAGTGCTGGACCGAGGCGCTGCTGCAACACCTCAGCGATGTCGAGGTCAGCCTCAGTTGCGCAATGGCGGAAGCAGACCTCACTTTCCGCGACGTCAACAGCCTCAAGGTTGGCGATGTAATCCCCATTCAGATGAAAGATACCGCCACACTCTGCGCCAACAACGTGCCTGTGTACAAAGCGCGCTGTGGCAGCTCCAACGGCAAGGTGGCGTTGCGTATTCTCGAAAGCCTGTCCCAATCCACTGCACAGGGTGAACTGCAATGA
- a CDS encoding response regulator, with the protein MKILVVDDHESMRRIVKQILMDIGFTNIEMADDGATAYPMLLNGNFDFLVTDWNMPQMTGIDLLRKVRSNDTLKTMPVLLVTAETKKEQIIAAAQAGVNDYVVKPFNAQTLKTKIERIFAKLG; encoded by the coding sequence ATGAAAATTCTGGTAGTAGACGACCACGAGAGCATGCGACGTATCGTCAAGCAGATTCTGATGGACATCGGCTTCACCAACATTGAGATGGCCGACGACGGCGCCACCGCCTACCCAATGCTGCTTAACGGCAACTTCGATTTTCTGGTGACTGACTGGAACATGCCGCAAATGACCGGTATCGACCTGCTCCGCAAGGTGCGCTCCAACGACACCCTGAAAACCATGCCGGTACTTCTGGTAACTGCAGAAACCAAAAAAGAACAGATTATCGCGGCCGCCCAGGCCGGCGTTAACGACTATGTTGTCAAACCTTTCAACGCCCAAACCCTGAAAACCAAGATCGAGCGCATTTTCGCCAAGCTGGGATAA
- a CDS encoding methyl-accepting chemotaxis protein: MNFFSNMKLGQRLLLVLLAVWVPLKVVAWLVLPEDVVAGYLIDAAIVVIAAVSLQLVAKLSISKPVDVMESAIKRIEQGKFDTQLTNVAGGEMGDLARALAHMQYEMRHSGEERNTQKQNQETLLGALEGMRGNIMVVDKDHSVAYLNKAGYATLRRVEEDLREQLPNFSVERLMGSNIQHVHHNPGPLKKLLDSLVDTHKTTMTLGGRSFQIVLNPIHGDGRRVGTVVEWMDVTEILAREERARKEAEVKIREAESRMRLTQDNQRIQLALDNVQTNVMIADADCRIIYLNNNIQRMFRAAEMDLMSVMPHFNINKLRGSNLSDMLQELGLVGGLKELNAPRDFDMTVGGRSFHLVATPMSDEDGSMRSVVVEWSDRSVEKRIENEVEEIVYYALAGDLTKRIDLRDKDGFYRKVSVGINELVQVNESIIGDVTNVLRCISGGDLTRSITEDYQGSFGELKNYVNETVTKLTDVVSRIKSSSATVRTGAQEISEGNLNLSQRTEEQAASLEQTASGMEEMTSTVQQNADNARQANTLAQSAREKAELGGNVVRNAVDAMNGISVSSKKVADIIRVIDDIAFQTNLLALNAAVEAARAGEQGRGFAVVASEVRNLAGRSATSAKEIKGLIEESSAQVEEGCRLVDMSGSTLEDIVASVKKVSDIVAEISAASDEQASGIEQINRAILQMDEITQQNAALVEQAAAASTSMGDQSVHLDNQMSFFKLGDGTVSAPKAIPQLDTFDDMMSFMNEPMAAPKAEPAPAPAPAPAATAAFVADSDAEWEEF; this comes from the coding sequence ATGAACTTTTTCAGCAATATGAAGCTCGGCCAGAGATTGCTGCTGGTGCTGCTGGCGGTTTGGGTGCCGTTGAAAGTCGTCGCCTGGTTGGTGCTGCCGGAAGATGTGGTAGCCGGTTATTTAATTGATGCAGCCATCGTGGTAATTGCTGCGGTCAGCTTGCAGTTGGTGGCGAAGCTCTCGATATCGAAACCTGTCGATGTAATGGAGAGTGCCATCAAGCGCATCGAGCAGGGTAAGTTCGACACACAGTTAACTAATGTTGCCGGTGGTGAAATGGGCGATTTGGCCCGCGCACTGGCACACATGCAATACGAAATGCGTCATTCCGGCGAAGAGCGAAATACCCAAAAGCAGAATCAGGAAACCCTGCTGGGAGCTTTGGAAGGTATGCGTGGCAACATAATGGTGGTGGATAAAGACCACAGTGTTGCCTACCTGAATAAAGCGGGTTACGCCACACTGCGCCGTGTGGAAGAAGACCTTCGTGAGCAACTGCCAAACTTCAGTGTTGAGCGCCTGATGGGCTCCAATATTCAGCACGTTCACCACAATCCCGGCCCGTTGAAAAAACTGCTCGACAGCCTGGTGGACACACATAAAACCACCATGACCCTGGGGGGGCGTTCTTTCCAGATCGTGCTGAACCCAATCCATGGCGATGGCCGTCGTGTAGGCACCGTTGTTGAGTGGATGGATGTTACTGAAATTCTCGCTCGCGAAGAGCGCGCGCGCAAAGAAGCGGAAGTTAAAATTCGCGAAGCGGAAAGTCGCATGCGCCTGACCCAGGATAACCAGCGAATTCAACTGGCGCTCGATAACGTTCAGACCAACGTGATGATCGCCGATGCCGACTGCCGCATTATTTACCTGAATAACAATATCCAGCGTATGTTCCGTGCAGCCGAGATGGACCTGATGTCGGTGATGCCACATTTCAATATCAACAAACTGCGCGGCAGTAACCTCAGCGACATGCTACAGGAGCTGGGCCTGGTTGGTGGACTTAAAGAACTCAATGCCCCACGTGATTTTGATATGACCGTTGGTGGCCGCAGCTTCCATTTGGTGGCTACACCAATGTCTGACGAAGACGGATCCATGCGCAGTGTGGTTGTAGAGTGGTCTGACCGCAGTGTGGAAAAACGCATCGAAAATGAAGTGGAAGAAATTGTTTATTACGCTCTGGCTGGCGACCTCACCAAGCGTATTGACCTAAGGGATAAGGACGGTTTTTATCGTAAGGTCAGTGTTGGTATTAATGAACTGGTTCAGGTGAACGAAAGCATTATTGGCGATGTTACCAACGTGTTGCGCTGTATTTCCGGCGGTGATCTGACCCGCTCAATCACCGAAGACTATCAGGGTTCATTTGGTGAATTGAAAAACTACGTGAACGAAACGGTAACCAAACTCACCGACGTGGTAAGCCGAATTAAATCCAGCTCCGCCACAGTTCGCACTGGAGCGCAGGAAATTTCCGAAGGCAACCTCAACCTGAGCCAGCGTACCGAAGAACAGGCGGCGAGTCTGGAGCAAACCGCGTCCGGTATGGAAGAGATGACCAGTACCGTTCAGCAAAACGCCGACAATGCCCGCCAGGCAAATACTCTTGCTCAAAGCGCACGGGAAAAAGCCGAGTTGGGCGGCAATGTAGTACGCAATGCGGTGGATGCCATGAACGGCATCAGCGTTTCCAGTAAAAAAGTGGCGGACATTATTCGCGTAATTGATGACATTGCCTTCCAGACTAACCTGCTTGCATTGAACGCAGCGGTAGAGGCAGCGCGTGCCGGTGAGCAGGGCCGCGGATTTGCGGTGGTGGCCAGTGAGGTTCGCAATTTGGCTGGTCGCTCTGCTACGTCGGCCAAAGAGATTAAAGGCCTGATTGAAGAGAGTAGCGCACAGGTGGAGGAAGGTTGTCGCCTGGTGGATATGTCGGGTTCTACCCTTGAAGACATCGTTGCGTCAGTGAAAAAAGTGTCCGATATTGTGGCGGAAATTTCTGCTGCCAGTGACGAGCAGGCGTCGGGGATTGAGCAGATTAACCGCGCTATCTTGCAGATGGATGAAATCACCCAGCAAAACGCGGCACTGGTTGAACAGGCTGCGGCAGCAAGTACCTCAATGGGTGATCAGTCGGTACACCTGGATAACCAGATGTCGTTCTTTAAATTGGGCGATGGCACTGTCTCTGCTCCGAAGGCGATTCCACAACTGGACACCTTCGATGACATGATGAGCTTTATGAACGAGCCTATGGCAGCGCCAAAAGCTGAACCAGCACCAGCACCAGCACCAGCACCTGCGGCAACCGCGGCCTTTGTTGCGGATAGTGATGCCGAGTGGGAAGAGTTCTAA